In Vibrio bathopelagicus, the following are encoded in one genomic region:
- the ybaK gene encoding Cys-tRNA(Pro) deacylase — protein MTPAINLAKKKKIAHTVHQYHHDANNTNYGLEAVEALGQDPKRVFKTLLFCLNGVAKDLAVAVIPVDQKLNLKLAAKAAKGKKAEMANPDIAQKTTGYVVGGISPLGQKKALPTFVHSSATELETICVSAGKRGLEIELTPRDLALLTRAQFTDLCL, from the coding sequence ATGACCCCTGCAATCAACCTTGCCAAGAAAAAGAAAATCGCTCATACCGTACATCAGTATCATCACGATGCAAACAACACCAACTATGGATTAGAGGCGGTTGAAGCTCTGGGGCAGGATCCCAAACGCGTGTTCAAAACGCTTTTATTTTGTCTGAACGGCGTCGCTAAAGATTTGGCTGTGGCTGTTATTCCTGTCGACCAGAAGCTAAATCTTAAGCTTGCGGCTAAAGCGGCGAAAGGTAAAAAAGCCGAGATGGCTAATCCTGATATTGCGCAGAAAACCACAGGTTATGTAGTGGGTGGAATCAGTCCGCTCGGTCAGAAAAAAGCATTACCTACCTTTGTTCATTCCAGCGCGACAGAATTAGAAACGATATGCGTAAGTGCAGGGAAGCGAGGCCTGGAAATTGAGCTGACACCTAGGGACTTAGCTTTGCTTACTCGAGCTCAATTTACTGATTTGTGCTTGTAG